Genomic DNA from Telopea speciosissima isolate NSW1024214 ecotype Mountain lineage chromosome 2, Tspe_v1, whole genome shotgun sequence:
TGTTGCATGGCCTTCTGTACAAGCTCCGACTGCTCTTTCACGTGCATTGAATAGAAACCAGTGGCCGTAGCAGCAGATGGGGCACGCCCAACGTATTTGATGTCCTCCATGGACCCTCTGCCCAATGCCCTCATAGCGGTGCAAAGCCGAGGTGCAATGTAATTATATGCGCCCATGTTCATTGACTCTTCCTGGCACCACACAACCTCCGCATCTGAAGAAAACcacaatgaaaataaataattagtcAGAAAAAAGATCCTAGACAAGGTTATAGATATCAACATCAGTATCAGTCTCAgccgatacgatactgataccttATAAACCATGATTGTAGATGCAGTGTCATTTCCAATGATACATTAATAAGTATCATACAAGGGGTGAAAATCCCGAAAAGGATGATGGCACAGGATGTGTACACACATCTTGTTGCCAAGTATGTAGATTGTGTGCTTGGGGTTTAGATGGATCACAATGGTTGCTGCAGGTTGCACAAGACACTGGTTCCATTTACCATTGTtctctctttcactcacaaacaAATGATTTTTTCACATTTCTAGTCTCCATCCAACTTGAAGTCAAAGTGGGACGAGATCCAAGCTATAAAGAATGAACAGTCAATTGCAGGTTTAACCAGTTCCCAAGTAACTCAACAGAGCAATCATCAGAACCAGCTCCCACATACACAAGGATCTAGCAGCTGAGATAGACAAGTGGGGTATGACCTCAATCGGATAAATTTACGTTGCAACTCAATTTTGATTTGACAAACTCAAATAATGAATACCTTAACTGAGACTCAGAATGGTAGACAAAGACGTTTGTTTTTGCTAAACTTAGCAAGTTATTCTTGATTATTGGGATTTTTCACAAAATAGAGTCAGAAAACTAGCCCCATGACTGGGCTAAGATCAGGCCCACAATCAATGTTTAAAATGGCCCACGATAGGCCATTTAAAACAGCGACGATGGGTCTTTAAGACACTTGCTTCCTTAGCCTGTTTTGGGCCCATATGGGTTAAGTCACTTAAGCCCATTATGGGTTAAATCATGTTCAGTCACTTAAGTCCATTATAGGCCCACttctttaagtctttaacttaAGCCCAATAGGACTCGGTGGCTTTAAGACCAAGTAAAAGGATTTCTCTTTGGGGAAAAGGAACGCCACCCGGTCATGCGCTGTGGCGTGtgcctatgcccagacacagccgggtgcaaaatgaccactccGCCCCATGGAAAGACGGGTGTGCCGAGCATTTTGCGTCCGGTTGTGTCTGGCGCAGATACACACCACAGCACACGAccaggtggcgttctttctcccttcaaCGATTTTGACAAGGAAAAAAAGGTGTCTTCTCTTATGAAGCTTTGCTACTATGGTGGAGTAGGAGCAACCCTAGGTGGTGAAGCCAGGTCAtatcccccttctcttcttctttttccatcttTCTCTCCTACTACTAGTCTGTCCATCAGTTCCAGCAAGGTAATACCGAGACTGTTCCTTTGAGTTGTTCTCTTGTTTTCATGACCTGCTATCATTACTATTCTGTTTTAACCTATACTGCAGGCTACTGATACTGTTAGGTCCTCTCGGTTCTCTGTTGGTCAGGActtcttttctggtttttttttctcattttgttttGCAGGCCACACAATCTGTGTATGTGTGCCACTGTGCCTGAATCTCTTGTCATTGTTCCTCGAGTTCAGTCCCTTAGAAGCCCACTGGTTTCCATTGCTAGTACTGGTTTTTTAATGCTGTTAATGTTACTTGCTAATTTGGCTGCAGGATTTAACTGTCTATTCTGGGCATTCCAGCCCTTGGATTCAGCCCTACTTTAGTATCTTCAATGTTGGTACCTTTAATAACGCTAAATTTGATGTTGATCAGACCAGTCAGTTGGGAATTCAATcagttttaatttggtttctaTTTCCTGTAAAAAggctaagtttctatttctgtttcatGTCATAATAGCAGATCCCACCATTGGATCTATTTGATTTCGGAGGGATAGTTCAACCTAGTAAGGGATTATCTGATCCAAATTTCAGATCCATCCGACAATTAGATTCtgttttatttagttttttgtATTCCGCCAGATTGTGTTTGATTTGGATCATTGTGATTCTGTCCTTTGTGGATTTGTGTTCTATTAACCCCATCTTCTCTAACCTAGAACACATCAAAGAGCAACTCCATATCTCGTAAGTTCTCGCTGTTTCAAGATTCTAAGATTGAAACAAGACAGCCTTAATGTTGTGTTATTGTGGAAAGATGCTCCCTCAACCTTTATGCTACAAGGTATACTCAGTTCCAGTAAAAAATATCCAATTATTTCTCAAGTGAGAATGACATACTTGGATATCGCTTCAGTTCTCTCTGGATGAGATCATATGGGAAAGGGCAGAGCTGTTCCACCCTGCAGACAGCAACGTCCTTTGCATCAACTTTCTTCCGCTCTTCATCAATCTCATAATAAACCTGGCGATGATAAATTTACAAAGAcaaattaaaaaccaaaaaagaacacacacacacacacacacacatcagcTAGATTCCAAACACCAATATCAATGAGATAAAAAAATGCCAGAATCAAATTCAATGGTTCCCAGGTATAAGAAAACATTTGATTTAGTAGGTATATCTGATCGGTAGCCATAAATTCGCCCACTGAAATGAAAGTAACGGATAATAGTTACAATCACATAGAGACGACAACTAAATAGAATATCAACACATGAGACTCACCAAACAGTACATCGTTATAGCAATACACACCATATCTTAAAGGTATAGCAGATCACTGACCTAAAGTTCGTCTGTCCTCATAAATTGAAAACAACAGTGAGGAGGAcccaaagaaaacaacaaaagaaagcaGAATACCTTTCCAGAGCAAAGAACCAAGCGTCTGATGCCATTCTCAAGATCAGAGTGGAGATTCTGGTCTTTAATAAGGCGCTTAAAACGGGTCCCTTGCTTGTCAAAACCTGGGTGGCCTTGTACATCATCGAACTCGGATAAATTTGATTTGCAGTCCTTGTGCCGAAGCAGATTTTTAGGAGCCATCACAATGAGTGGTTTCCGAAATTCCCTATGTATCTGTAACATGAAACCATAGAGAGtaagaaaacagaagaaactACACTCAACACAACTAAACTCAGCCTAATTAAGCGGAGTCTCCTATACAAATCCTATTTTGCCATTCAACTGAAAAAAGCAGAAGAAACTAATCCAGAATACTGAAGGACATTCGGGGATTGTTTAAGAGCATGTACCTGACGTCGCAAAACATGGAAATAGTTGGCAGGGGTTGTTACATTAACAATCTGCCAATTGCACTCCTGGATCTGCTTGCGCAGTGTCGAATCCATCTCAGGTATCATATAGGGGTTATCATCACTCATCTGCATATATCAATTTTCAAGCACATACCATAAGGAAAAAGAATTGAGTATTGTTGTCCACAGATTCAAGAAATAATACGACCAGCAGAGATATTGGAACAGCAAGAGAGTTTGTCAAACATAGCTACCAAGCTGAGTAGAATGGATTTGCAAAAATGAGGGAGATTGAGGGAGGTTTTGCCATGTCAAGTGAAGAATCAGGGTGGACTGATATATACAAGACCGATAAAACTGAAAGCATACTTGCGCCAAAATGCAGGATCATGCAGTGGTCTCCATCAATTGACTTATTATTGCAGCTCAGAGGAAGTGGTTTCACTAAATATATATTTCTTTAAGGGCTTTGCTGAATTAACACTTTAGCATTGATTTATGTCTGAGTGAAAGTTCACTGCATCAATAGACTATAATAATGCACCAAAGATGTTACAAGGGAATAAAGCaataaagaagatttcaaaatTCCAAATGGATAAAAAGTTGGTTTGCTAGCCTCATTGTTACCGTAGCACATGTGACCAGATTACCAGAAGGTCCTCCCAGAATTTTTTCCATAGGATGATTAGGATcacaacccccacccccacccccacccctgaGGGGCAAGCTATAAAACCAGAGAGGGGGTGTGTGTGCATGGAGAAAACCAAAGACTCTCTAACATTTGATTGGCCTGTTAGGCCATGTCTGATAATTGTCAGTGTAGCATTGcctttttaaaatgttttacTACATGAGGCAGAACAAAAATTAGATGTTAAGACGATACCTGAAGAAAACGCTCCAATCGTGCACTTGAATGTTCAGGGCCCTGGCCATCATATCCATGAGGAAGCAGCACAACAAGCCCTGATTGTCGCAGCCACTTTGACTCTCCACTGCTCACAAACTGATCAAAGATCACCTGAGCCCCATTTGCAAAATCGCCAAACTGAGCTTCCCAAATTACCAATGAATTTGGATTTTCCATTGAATATCCCAACTCAAATCCAAGGACACCAAACTCTGAAAGAGAGCTGTAGAGGGATAAAGCAAATTTTGAAGCATATTAGAGTCCACAGAAACCACAATTTCATAATGGTGTACAGAGTCCATATTCCAAAACAAGAATGCAAAACAAACAATCAAGTAAGAAAGAGACTACCGTCCAATGCAACATACGGAATTGctgattaaaatttaaaatatatggaAATATTGAAATAGTCTATTTTAGTTATAACATAATTCCATAAGACAACTGATTCTGTCACAAAAGAATTCCATCTTGTAATGCTTTAGATTTAATTTGCACCAAAGATAATATAAGTCATATATCATACAGCGTTTTAAGTATCGGTGGGCAttgtatcatatcatatcagtATCAGCGGGTACCAATGCGatacttatttttcaaaaaagtttgTATCGACTGATACAAGACCGGTACAGTCCGATACGGGGCCAATACGGTCCAATACAAGACCGACACGGTCGGATGCAAGTAAGATACATTTGATATGCCTACTTtaaacatgcaaaacagaaaccGTGAGTGAGATACGAAACTGCGAGCAACCGAAGGCCCTGAaaacttgtttttctcttcgATCTGAATTGGAGGAAATCAGCCAACATAAAAAACGACCCCAATCTTCACCATTTCAACAAGCTTTGGGGACTTATAGTGCTCAAATCACGGATCGAAACAGATTTGGGCGAAAAAGTGGTAACGTTGCAGATCTGTTTCTTTTCTGGTgttcaaatctcttttgcatCACTAGATTAGGTAAAAACGACCCAAATCCTTGCATTAAGatgatatatatttacatattgcaTAATAACGTGTTTTacgcttcaaaactgtattttatccatgcatttcttgaccatttccatgcatatCTTGCCTCTTTCCAATaagatacatctcttaaaatcgcccctctgataccgatacttaaatccttgataTATCATAACAGACATAAGCCAACTTCAGACCATGCTCACCAAAGACAGCTTTCTTGGTGATAACCACATATTGCTTCCATGTGTATGCAAGTATACAAAAGCTTTTCGATCCAAGCCCTGATGCATGCCTTGCACATGCAAGAGCTAATAGGGCTCAGTAACGCAAACGCACTCAGTTCAGAAATATAGATCAGTAGGATTATCAGTCTATATTGAAGTGGATCCTGACAAAAAGCACATGCACCCAAGGTTCAAGAGATTGTAATCGGCGGCCTGATTACAATACAAATCGGCCATAAACTGACCAAGAATCACCGGATCAGATTGGCAGGAATCGGGATTGGCTGCGGCCGATTCCGATCCAAATCGGCCAATTCAGCCAATCCAATCCTGATTCCTTAAACGGTGCATGCACAGATGCACCATGTTTGTGACACCCTATGGTATTAAACTTGTGGGATGAATCATATCACCGAATAAGAAAGTTAAGAAATAGCAAAGAACACAATGCCCAACATAATGCACATCAGTAGAACTAGAAGCAGCTTTTACAGAGAGAGACGGGGTTGAAAGTGAATATTGGAAAAAAGAAGCGGAGAAAATTAAACCTTTACATCAATACCAGCCTAAAAGTTCACCAATCAAACAGAAAAATGCACCACAATGATTGAATTTGCgacggaaaaaaaaattcacactGAAAAATAGTTAGCTTTACTTGAGCATCCATGTATGAAAGGGGCAAGTGAAGGCCTCCTTTCCCTTGAAAGGAGGCTGAACAACGCCCGCAAGTATAAGTTTCTCATTCACGAAAATATTCCGTATTCCTCCAATGAAGAGAGATGTATAGGAAATAGACAAGTGAAGAGATGTATACATGATAACATAGTAAAATACAAATGAAAACAAAGTGAGAGTTACTGAACACCACCTGTTGCTGACGGTAAACATCTCCTCATTTTGGTTTGCAATAACATGGTCCAGGGGGCAGTACTTATCCCCTGTTTCCTGATCATGAAGTACTGAATGACGGTGACTAAATGTACCTCTCTCAACATCCTGACCACTCAACCTGACATGATTACCCTCCACTAGCAATGTAGCAAAAGCAAGTGCTTCCCCAACTGCCCAATCAATGCCTTCTCCTGTTTCAATCATCTGAGAACGCTGCTCAAATATCTTCTTCACAGCACGGTGAGGTTTGAAAGTTTCAGGAAGGGTTGTGATTGCTTTGCCAACATTCTTCAGTATCTCTGGTTTAACCCTGTAGAACCACACAAAATCTCCATTAAACCAGTGTCAAAAGTTAAGAACCATCCacgaagaaaaacaaagaactgGTTGAACATACCCAGTGTTACGGATACGAGAAATCTGTTCAGGTGATTTAAATCCAGACCAATAAGCTGAAAGCCAATCCCTTCTCTTTGGGACATAGTCTTTGCTGTTCAAAAATTCTTCGTTGAGAATGGTGTTAACCTTGCTGTGTATCCTgtcaatatcttcttgagtgacCAGCCCAGATTCCAGGAGCTTCTTCTGGTAAATCTCCAGAGCTGATGGATGATTTCGAATGACCTGTTAGTAACCAGAAGCATCAGCACCAAGGAAATTTGGGTAGGACCATCATCAGCAAGCAACCCCTTACATAATGAAAGAGCTTCCAGGTTATATAGGTACTAGAAAAGAAATCccacccccacaccccccccccaaaatgtGAAAAATACTACATTTCTTTTATCATTAGAAAAGTGCTACTTTAAGCAGTAGGGACAGAAGAGTTAACCTTATACATTTTAGGCTGAGTGAAAGATGGTTCATCAATCTCATTGTGCCCAAATCGACGATAACATACAATGTCAaccaccacatcagaatggaaTGTCTGGCGCCACTCTGCTGCAAGTTCACAGACATGTACAACTGCCTCCAAATCATCACCATTTACATGGAAAATAGGAGCATTCAAGGCTTTAGCTACATCAGTACAATACTGTGAAGATCTCCCAGACCTCGGATCAGTAGTGAAGGCCACCTGATTGTTAACCACAATGTGGATCGTCCCACCAGTTGAGTAGTTTGGAAGAGCACTGAGATGCAGAGTCTCATAGACAACTCCTTGTCCTGCAAAGCTTCCATCCCCATGAATTAACACAGCCAAATTTTTGGTCCTCTCTACATCATTGGAGTAGTATTGTTTAGCGCGAGTTTTTCCAACCACAACAGGGTCTACAGCTTCCAAGTGACTAGGATTCGCAACCAAAGATAGATGGATTCTATTCCCACCCCTCGTCGGCCGGTCATAAGAGGTACCCAAGTGGTACTTGACATCACCAGTCCCCGTGTAAAGGCCAACCTCATCAACAGGCTTTGTACCACCACTGAACTCGCTGAAAATTTGAGCAAGTGGCTTCCGAACAACATTACCCAAAACATTCAGTCTCCCTCTGTGTGACATCCCAATAACAATGGTCTCGACCCCAAGATCTGCAGATCtgtcaaacatctccttcaTCCCAGGTATCAAAGTTTCTCCACCTTCGAGACCAAACCTCTTTGCAGCTGTCCATTTTGTGGCCAAGAAGTTCTCAAACTGTGTGCTCCATATAAGCCTATCAAGCATGACTTCACGTCGCTGCTGGTTGTACTGCCTCGGGGTTGGAGTCTCAATCTTATCCCTCAACCAGTTACACTGATCACGATTGGCAATATGCATGTATTCATAGCCAACGCTCCCACAGTAGGCTTGCTCAAGCCGGGTTAGTATGGATCGAAGGGTTTGCACAGGGCGGTTTTCGGACAAGAATCCAGCCATCCTCCAAACCCCAAGGAAGAACTCCCTGTCCAGATCAGCTTCAATGAACCCATAAAGAGCAGGGTCCAAATCGCCGGGGATCTCACGTTCTTCCAAGCCCAGGGGATCCAACTTGGCTTTCATGTGACCATTAACCTGGTAAGCTCTCACGAGCAACAATAACCGCATACTCTCCTGGATAGTTTGGCCTGAGATTCCAGGCGACGAGGCAGCCTGACCAAcgaaatttctgaaaaaattgTCCCATGACTCATCCACGCTATTGGGATCGGCTTCCCAAGCCCTCTGCAGCTCCTCTAGGTAAACGCTGCTCGTACCATCTAGAAAGCTATCGGTCAACCTTGAGAGGGGCACAGGACGAGGAacgggtgcagcctgcgccttCGACGCAACGACAGTAGAGTGAAAGTACCGGCTCTGAGACGGAAGCACCCGCGTCCTCGTCACATAGGATCTCGTTTGGGCTAAGTTTCTCCTAAGAGCTAACTTTGCCACACCAGAAGCAGCTCGAAACCACGCCATCGCTATCGATCTCAATTCCCAAAATACCTAATTTAGTTTCAGATTCCCGCCTCCTCAGCCAAGTTCAAAAGCTATCCCTGACCCTCTTTTCCCCGGTATTTCACGCTAAATACACCTACAACAAGGGAGATttggaaaaaatgaaaattttcttcttaattgCTAAGTTTCCATTTCTGTCATCCCTTACCAACTTGATCGAAGCAAAATCAAACAGATTTATCATTAAAGATATTAAAAATCATATCTGATTCAATAAAAGCCAACAAAATTGAAGAATCAATAAGCAAAATCATCTATTACACAGTAAAGATCGACCCACGGAgagtgagaaaagaaaaaaatggaagatttTTGGAAACGAATTCGTACCTGAAGGCGTCGATAGTTGCCGAAAAAGCCAAAGTCCGACGCCGTTGCGCCAGGATTGGGCAACTTCTCGAAAAAATTTCAGTCATGGCCGACGGCTCTTTATGCTTTCCTAATTTCCTTGCCCTGATCTTCTCGAAGGAAAAAAttattctttccattttttttattatttatgacCGTAAAGGCGTAGACCAGACAAAGGTGAAATccgaattcaaaaaaaaaaagttctattTGGGCTGGGCTTACCTATGTGGACTAAATGTTATTCGATGAAGTGACCgagtccaaagtccaaaccatGGTTTAAACAATGGGAATCGGATCGGTTGATTCGGATTGGAATATTGGCCATGATCAAGCTTGATTCTGACCATTTCAAAGCAGCCGTTTTAGGGTTTTCTGATCTGAGGGGTTGGTTCTAGGATCGAGATCCTCTCCGATGCATTGGAGACCCCAATGAGCCATCTGATGATTGGGGGAGCTCTGTGCGTGTCAAGATGCGTGCAGGCACACATCCCGGCATACCTTAACGCGCCTAGccgttggatgctcattgggcatgtgcctcattggagaggattcaGATCCCGTATTATAAGGTTTTGAAATCGATTTTGATTCGAATCGACAAGGACCGGGcctaattccaagtttaaaatccttTGTCCAAACCTAGTTTGGACAAGATATTACCATCACCTTCAACTAACCCCATGTTTAGTAAG
This window encodes:
- the LOC122650099 gene encoding 2-oxoglutarate dehydrogenase, mitochondrial-like, with protein sequence MAWFRAASGVAKLALRRNLAQTRSYVTRTRVLPSQSRYFHSTVVASKAQAAPVPRPVPLSRLTDSFLDGTSSVYLEELQRAWEADPNSVDESWDNFFRNFVGQAASSPGISGQTIQESMRLLLLVRAYQVNGHMKAKLDPLGLEEREIPGDLDPALYGFIEADLDREFFLGVWRMAGFLSENRPVQTLRSILTRLEQAYCGSVGYEYMHIANRDQCNWLRDKIETPTPRQYNQQRREVMLDRLIWSTQFENFLATKWTAAKRFGLEGGETLIPGMKEMFDRSADLGVETIVIGMSHRGRLNVLGNVVRKPLAQIFSEFSGGTKPVDEVGLYTGTGDVKYHLGTSYDRPTRGGNRIHLSLVANPSHLEAVDPVVVGKTRAKQYYSNDVERTKNLAVLIHGDGSFAGQGVVYETLHLSALPNYSTGGTIHIVVNNQVAFTTDPRSGRSSQYCTDVAKALNAPIFHVNGDDLEAVVHVCELAAEWRQTFHSDVVVDIVCYRRFGHNEIDEPSFTQPKMYKVIRNHPSALEIYQKKLLESGLVTQEDIDRIHSKVNTILNEEFLNSKDYVPKRRDWLSAYWSGFKSPEQISRIRNTGVKPEILKNVGKAITTLPETFKPHRAVKKIFEQRSQMIETGEGIDWAVGEALAFATLLVEGNHVRLSGQDVERGTFSHRHSVLHDQETGDKYCPLDHVIANQNEEMFTVSNSSLSEFGVLGFELGYSMENPNSLVIWEAQFGDFANGAQVIFDQFVSSGESKWLRQSGLVVLLPHGYDGQGPEHSSARLERFLQMSDDNPYMIPEMDSTLRKQIQECNWQIVNVTTPANYFHVLRRQIHREFRKPLIVMAPKNLLRHKDCKSNLSEFDDVQGHPGFDKQGTRFKRLIKDQNLHSDLENGIRRLVLCSGKVYYEIDEERKKVDAKDVAVCRVEQLCPFPYDLIQRELKRYPNAEVVWCQEESMNMGAYNYIAPRLCTAMRALGRGSMEDIKYVGRAPSAATATGFYSMHVKEQSELVQKAMQQEPINYPY